Sequence from the Natranaerobius trueperi genome:
AACAGCCCACAGCGACAAATCTACAGTGATGTACGACTGACTGAACCGTAAGAAGTCAGCCGAGGTCATAGTACCGGATACGGGAAGGACCGAACAATGGTAGTCTTTTAAACTAGAGAGAAGGTGAGATAGTGCAAAGAGAGCAGAAAACTGTGAAAACAGGCTACCCTTGCGAGGGTATGGTGGAACCAGAGAGTACCAAGGGAGCGCGGCGTACTAACTCACTGGAACCTAGCAAGAAAGACGGTGCAGAAAGTTTACTTGATAAATTACTACACACAGGAAATTTAAATGCAGCTTATAAAAGAGTAAAGCAAAATAGAGGTGCAGCAGGTGTTGACGGGATGACAGTCGATGAGCTAATGCCATACTTAAAAGAAAATAAGTGCGAGGTACTGCACTCAAATCCATTGAACCGCCAAGTACCGAACGGTACGGTTGGTGGCGTGAGAGGTAGGTAGATAAATTAATTATCTACCTCCTACTCGATTAGATATTGACATTATAATGATAGAACCTTAAAATTTATTTAGATATCCGAAACATTAAAGGGGACCTGAGTATGAGTACTAAAACAACAGCAGATAAAAATACAAAATCTGTTTTTTTAGAAGGTGATAATCTTAGCAATAAAGATATAAGAAAAAAAGTTGTTCTTCTTGCTTGGCCAGCTATAGTTGAAATGTTTTTAATGACATTTAAACAAATAGTTGATAGTTCAATGGTTGGACGGCTTAATGAAGAATCAATTGCTGCAGTAGGTTTATCCATGTCACCCATGATGTTTTTCATGGGGCTTTTTGCTGCTTTAGGGGTTGGAGCTACTGCAGTAGTAGCAAGACATATTGGTGCTAAACAGTATGAAGAAGCAAATTTGGCAGGTAGGCAATCAGTAATCATGAGTGTTTCAGTTGCAGTTTTAATAACACTGATACTTTTTCCACTAGCACCCATAATTATTAATCTAATGGGTGCTGAAACAGAAGTGATACCTTTAGGGACAAGTTATCTTCGTATTATAAGTGCGGGAATATTATTTATTTCAACTACTTTTATTTTAAGTGGTGTATTAAGAGGCTCAGGTGATACTAAAACACCTATGCGTGTTAATGCTATAGCAAATATAGCTAATATCATTTTAAACTTCTTTTTTATATTTGAAACTAGAGAAATGATGTTATTAGGATTAGAATTTAAAATGCCAGGAGTAGGAATGGGTGTACAAGGGGCAGCTCTTGGAACAAGCCTCTCACGGGCTATAGCTGGGATATTAGTTGTTAAAACACTTTTAAAAGGCAAATCTGTAATTAAAATCAAATTAACTGATTCATTTAAACCAGATTTTCCTATGATTAAAAGAATTGTAAAAGTGGGAATTCCAACAGCTATTGAAAGGATGGCAATGAGTTCAGGACAAGTTTTATTCACAAGAATAGTAGCTTCTTTAGGTACTACATCTATGGCTGCTCATCACTTAGCTATAAATGCTGAATCACTTTCCTTTATGCCAGGATTTGGTTTTTCAATGGCAGCTACTACCCTTGTCGGACAGGGGTTAGGAGCCAAAGATTCAAAACTTGCAGAACGTTGTGGTTATGAAACTTGGAGACTAGGTATGGCTGTTATGAGTTTTATGGGGATAATATTCTTGTTCTTCCCAGAAGTGATCATGAACTTTCTAACAAATGAACCTGAAGTAAGAGAGTTAGGAGCTATGTGTCTTCGAATAGTTGCTATAGCTCAACCACCTTTCGCTACTGCAATTATTATGTCAGGTGGACTTAGAGGTGCGGGTGATACAACCTTTCCAGCTGTTTCTGCAGCTATTGGTATGTTAGGAGTGCGATTAGTTTTGGCATTATTCTTCGCGTTTATTTTGGAATGGGGTCTTTTTGGTGCATGGCTTGCTATGGCTAGTGATTTATATGTACGCGGCCTAATTATTTTCTTTCGTTTTAAGTCTGGAAGATGGAAAGAAATTGATGTATAGAAAAGTGTTGACTTATTAGCGTTAACTTGTTAAAATCTTAAATAACAATTTCATAATAGTTACCTCGTCTCTCAAATATGAGATGGGGTAGAGGTTGCGAACTGTCAAAAGTACCTAAGAAGAGTTTGGGTAAAACTAAGATTCTTAGGGAAAGGGAAGTTCGCCGAAGCTTTGATCTTCTACCCAGAGTTCAAAGTTGGGACTGTACTTAATATGTACAGGACTGTCTTCAGGTAGATTTCCCATCTATCTGAGGTGTGCTCTCCATTTTAGGGAAATTGAGGGATGAGATGACTAATCGTGTTTTTGCATATCAAGTCATCGGAAATATTTCCCGATGACTTTTTTTAGTTTGC
This genomic interval carries:
- a CDS encoding MATE family efflux transporter; protein product: MSTKTTADKNTKSVFLEGDNLSNKDIRKKVVLLAWPAIVEMFLMTFKQIVDSSMVGRLNEESIAAVGLSMSPMMFFMGLFAALGVGATAVVARHIGAKQYEEANLAGRQSVIMSVSVAVLITLILFPLAPIIINLMGAETEVIPLGTSYLRIISAGILFISTTFILSGVLRGSGDTKTPMRVNAIANIANIILNFFFIFETREMMLLGLEFKMPGVGMGVQGAALGTSLSRAIAGILVVKTLLKGKSVIKIKLTDSFKPDFPMIKRIVKVGIPTAIERMAMSSGQVLFTRIVASLGTTSMAAHHLAINAESLSFMPGFGFSMAATTLVGQGLGAKDSKLAERCGYETWRLGMAVMSFMGIIFLFFPEVIMNFLTNEPEVRELGAMCLRIVAIAQPPFATAIIMSGGLRGAGDTTFPAVSAAIGMLGVRLVLALFFAFILEWGLFGAWLAMASDLYVRGLIIFFRFKSGRWKEIDV